A genomic segment from Eubalaena glacialis isolate mEubGla1 chromosome 16, mEubGla1.1.hap2.+ XY, whole genome shotgun sequence encodes:
- the KCNRG gene encoding potassium channel regulatory protein, with protein sequence MSSQELVTLNVGGKIFTTRSSTLKQFPASRLTRMLDGRDQEFKMVGGQIFVDRDGVLFSFILDFLRTHQLLLPTDFSDYLRLQREALFYELDPLVDLLNQEHLLQPRPALVEVHFLSRNTQAFFRVFGSCSKTIEMLTGRITVFIEQPSAPTWSSNSYPPQMTLLPLPPQRPSYHDLVFQCGSDSMTDNQTGIRYVSIKPDNRKLANGTNVLGLLIDTLLMEGFHLVSTRTVSSEDKTECYSFERIKKPEALAMNKTLKPETTLMPEQSQKKK encoded by the exons ATGAGTAGTCAGGAACTGGTCACTTTGAACGTGGGAGGGAAGATATTCACCACAAGGTCTTCAACCTTAAAGCAGTTTCCTGCCTCTCGGTTGACACGTATGTTAGATGGCAGAGACCAAGAATTCAAGATGGTTGGTGGCCAGATTTTTGTGGACAGAGATGGTGTTTTATTTAGTTTCATCTTAGATTTTTTGAGAACTCACCAGCTTTTATTACCCACTGACTTTTCAGACTATCTCAGGCTTCAGAGGGAGGCTCTATTCTATGAACTTGATCCTCTGGTGGATCTCTTAAACCAAGAACACCTGCTACAGCCAAGACCTGCTCTTGTGGAGGTACATTTCCTGAGCCGAAACACTCAAGCTTTTTTCAGGGTGTTTGGCTCTTGCAGCAAAACAATCGAGATGTTAACTGGGAGAATTACAGTGTTTATAGAGCAACCTTCAGCACCGACCTGGAGTAGTAACTCTTACCCTCCTCAGATGACCTTACTTCCACTGCCTCCACAAAGACCTTCTTACCATGACCTGGTTTTCCAGTGCGGCTCTGACAGCATGACTGATAACCAAACTGGAATCAG GTATGTTTCTATAAAGCCTGATAACCGAAAACTGGCCAACGGAACTAATGTCCTCGGCTTACTGATTGACACTTTATTAATGGAAGGCTTCCATCTGGTCAGCACCAGAACAGTATCCTCTGAAGACAAAACTGAATGCTATAGCTTTGAAAGGATAAAAAAGCCTGAAGCTCTTGCCATGAACAAAACACTGAAACCAGAGACTACCCTCATGCCAGAgcaatctcagaaaaagaaatga